Sequence from the Phragmites australis chromosome 11, lpPhrAust1.1, whole genome shotgun sequence genome:
gagaagaagacgaTATTCCAAAACTTATTGCCTTCTTCAACGAatgcaaaacaaaaaaacaagtaTTTCTATTGGGATGTAATAGTTCACCCCAAGACCAAAATCATCTAGAATATTTTCTGGAGCCACACAATCCAAAGGGTTGAATGCAAAGTTTTCAAGGATGTCATCACATTTGACACAATATGGTAATTGAGTTTGAACTAGTTACAATATGATAGATATTCTAGTTACAGCATAttgaacaatatagttacaatattACCGATTACAATATGGTCGCAACATTGTCGATCGAGTATtaattacaacatggtagacattctagttacaatatggtagacaTTCCAGCTACAACATGTATTGTCGAATGTGTACTAGCTACAATATAGTATacactctagttataacatgCTGAACAATATAGTTGCAATATTACCGATTGCAATATGATCGTAATTAATTACAATCAGTCAGTTTGGATAAGTAAGTTACAATCTCAatatgcatatagttgtaactGCTCTATACCTATAGTTGTAACAGGTAGTTGCAATCAATATATGgttataattattttaaaatttgtcaaaatatatccatgatggatctaattttgttaagtatatttttttaagtaagaTGCTTTAAGTGTTTCAGCAATCGGAGTTACCATTTAGGAGAAAATTTACTTCAAAACTTAGAACGAGAGAGTAGGTGGGATGGTGGGGTTATTTTAACCAGCCTTTGACCATACATGTGGTTGGCGTCGGGAGAAAAATAGCTTGCTGGGTTGGCACCAGGAGAAAAATGGTTCACTGAGTATTAAGCCTAGACGTATAATATTTAtacagtgtatatatatatatatattcagtaATTATTTCCGCACGAAGACGTAGGAGAGCAAATCCGATAATCCTTTATTACTAGTGATTTCATATCACGGCATGGCAATATatatagcatgcatgcatgcagacacACAATGAATTGAAGTAGCTAGCCAGAGAGTACGTACGTAGGATGCATGCATCCATGGACGGGAAGATGGATGAAATTAAGCGCGCGCGCAGGCATTCATGCAGATAACTAATAAGAGCTAGTCATGAGAGAGGAATGGGTAGTCGGTGTATCCGACGACGGGATCGGAGGTGTAGAAGGTGGCGCGGTCGTACTTGTTGAGCGGCGCGTCCGGCAGCTGGAACCTGTTTGGCAGGTCCGGGTTCGCCAGGAACAGCCGACCGTAGGAGACGAGGTCCGTGTACCCCTCGTCGACCACCTTGTTGCCTTCCGCCCTGTCGTACCCGCCGGCGGCGATGAACGTGCCCTTGAACGCCTTCCTGAACGGCAGCAGCCGGTGCGGGATCTGCCGCCGCCCATCCACGAGCGCCATCCTCGGCTCGATCATGTGGCAGTAGAGCACGTTGAGGTCGCTGAGCTTGTGCACCATGTACGTCGCCAGGGCCTCCGGGTCGGAGTCGTGGCAGTCCATGTAGTCCGTGAACGGCGACAGGCGCACGCCCACGCGGTGCGCGCCGATTTCGTCGACGACGGCTCCGACGACCTCGAGCGCGAAGCGGCAGCGGTTCTCCAGGCTGCCGCCGTACTCGTCGGTGCGGTCGTTGGCGCTGTCCTTGAGGAACTGCTCGATGATGTAACCGTTGGCGCCGTGGATCTCCACGCCGTCGAAGCCGGCGTCGATGGCGTTGCGCGCGGCCTTCCGGAAGTCGTCGACGATCCCGGGGATCTCCTCCTTGGCGAGCCTACGAGGCGGGGAGAACTCCTCGACGTGGCCATCTTTGCTCACCTGGGGAGGCACCGCCCGGTCGGTGCTGGAGATGGGCGCCTGCCCGTTGGGCTGGAACGCGTTGGTGGAGACGCGGCCGACGTGCCAGAGCTGGCAGAAGAAGACGGCGCCCTTGGCGTGGACGGCCTGGACGATGGGCTTCCAGGCGTCCACCTGCTGGGAGGTCCAGACGCCGGGGGTGTCTGTGTAGCCCTGCGCCGTGTCGGAGACCCCCGTGGCCTCGGTGATCATGAAGCCGCCCTTGGTGGCGCGCTGCGAGTAGTAGACGACGGCGTGCGGCTGCGGCACGTTGCCGTAGGAACGCTGCCTCGTCAGCGGCGCCAGCACCACCCTGTGTGTTTCCGTTGCATTAATTGCGATGCAGCTAGCTAGCGTGAGATCGATCATGAGCTAGCAGTGAAGTGAtggcctgcatgcatgcatacatacctGTGAGAGAGCTCGAACTGGCCCATCTTGTAGGGGGTCAGCAGAGGAATGGCCTCCATCGTTTGAGTCGTAGTTGGACGAGCAAGCTTCCTTCCTGATCGATTAAATCGTCGTCTGATGGAGCTAGCTTGCAAGCTTCCCGAGAATGAACTAGCTAGTTAGCGTGTCCATTTATATAGATATATGAAGCAAGCTAGCTCCCCTGTGTCGTTCATATATAATTGATGAATACTACTGCGGCTGCTACTATATTACCCCTAGTAGCGATGATAATAATATTGAATAATTGTTGTGTGGAGTGAGAGGGACGACCGACGACGATGCAGCAAAGGTTGAATGGAAGAACTACAAACAAGATCGAGAGGAGACTCCGATCGATCCATAGGAAGAGGAAAGCAACTCCGGCGGCTATGGGTCAGGAGTCAACAACTCCAGCGCTGCTGCCAACAGATGATAGATATTTATGAACTGTACCAATGATCTGGCGATgcacattattattattattattattattattattagatGCAACTCCTAAGGTTCGTTGGTTAGGTAGCACGATGGAGATGCTTGTTAGTTTCCTCTCTGCACTTTTCGGTGCTTTGAGATTTCTTCAGCTTTTTTGGTTTCTTGAAAACCGATTTAgatgtgagttttttttaactgTGACCACTTATATATAATAAATTAGTTAGATTGTCTCATCAAAATAGCACCATTAGAGAGAACATGGCAAGTGCTTTCAA
This genomic interval carries:
- the LOC133884660 gene encoding putative 12-oxophytodienoate reductase 5, which codes for MEAIPLLTPYKMGQFELSHRVVLAPLTRQRSYGNVPQPHAVVYYSQRATKGGFMITEATGVSDTAQGYTDTPGVWTSQQVDAWKPIVQAVHAKGAVFFCQLWHVGRVSTNAFQPNGQAPISSTDRAVPPQVSKDGHVEEFSPPRRLAKEEIPGIVDDFRKAARNAIDAGFDGVEIHGANGYIIEQFLKDSANDRTDEYGGSLENRCRFALEVVGAVVDEIGAHRVGVRLSPFTDYMDCHDSDPEALATYMVHKLSDLNVLYCHMIEPRMALVDGRRQIPHRLLPFRKAFKGTFIAAGGYDRAEGNKVVDEGYTDLVSYGRLFLANPDLPNRFQLPDAPLNKYDRATFYTSDPVVGYTDYPFLSHD